GTAATCATTCATTTTCCATCACCTCCAATTTCTCCCTTATTTCGGAAATTTTCGAATCCAGAAGGAAAAAGGCGATGTAGAGCAAAATGAACGCGATTATCATAACTCCCAACAGCATTCCCCTCTCCGTATCAAAGCTCACTTCGAAAGGTTTTGGATGAAGCGGGGAGAGGAGAGACGAAAAATAGCTCATCGGAACCGTGACGAAGGCGAAGATGGAGTAGATGGCTGAGTATCTCGCCTTCACCGCATAATCCTCAATGCTCGCTCTCAAACCGAAGTACGCAGCGTAGGCAAACCAGAGGACGAGAACAAACGTCTCTCTCGGGTCCCAGTTCCAGTAGCTCCCCCAAGCGACCTTTGCCCATATCGAGCCGCTTATGAGAGCGGCGGTAATCATAGCAAAACCGAATTTTGCTGAGCTCACAGCCTGAACATCCCTTCTGTAGTTCTCCGTTTTGAGAAAAACAACTGAGAAGGC
The nucleotide sequence above comes from Archaeoglobus fulgidus DSM 4304. Encoded proteins:
- a CDS encoding cytochrome c biogenesis protein, with the translated sequence MWSKASALCFFSGFAMLVYGVYKVLSLAPVSSPTIAENYRIIFFHVPAAVTSFVAFAVTLAFSVVFLKTENYRRDVQAVSSAKFGFAMITAALISGSIWAKVAWGSYWNWDPRETFVLVLWFAYAAYFGLRASIEDYAVKARYSAIYSIFAFVTVPMSYFSSLLSPLHPKPFEVSFDTERGMLLGVMIIAFILLYIAFFLLDSKISEIREKLEVMENE